In Pseudoliparis swirei isolate HS2019 ecotype Mariana Trench chromosome 2, NWPU_hadal_v1, whole genome shotgun sequence, the following are encoded in one genomic region:
- the gpr161a gene encoding G-protein coupled receptor 161 — protein MNISRNCTAVGNGEGLAALESVSIVTITLLACLGNLLIVVTLYRRPYLLTPSNKFVFSLTISNLLLSTLVLPFVAVSSAKREWVFGVVWCNFTALLYLLISSASMLTLGAIAIDRYYAVLYPMIYPMKITGNRAVVAIAYVWLHSLVGCLPPLFGWSSFEFDCFKRTCVASWHREPSYTAFWVIWCILPPLFIMLACYGVIFRVARMKARKVHCGTVVVAQEDSNGVQKNGRKNSSASTSSSGSRRSLVYAGSQCKAFVTILVVVGTFLVTWGPYVGVVCTEALWGQGSVSQGLETLVAWLSFCSAVCHPFIYGLWNKTVRKELLGMCFGDRYYRESFATRQRTSRLFSISNRITDLGMSPHLTAMLAGGGHLLAPGSSTGDTGFSFTQDSCTDVMLLDDFSTDGCSHPQQHGNPSVKRRSSVTFEDQVEQAKAENTIQVHAEVQKSLDSFASCLAKAIESDAKLTLFGEGLALPGGLSTTRAAPRPRYLDGQRLRLESIDEGIVKDERAEGSGVEENPA, from the exons ATGAACATCAGTAGGAACTGCACCGCGGTGGGGAATGGTGAGGGTCTGGCTGCCCTGGAGTCGGTCTCCATAGTAACCATCACGCTCCTCGCCTGCCTGGGGAACCTCTTGATCGTGGTGACCCTCTATCGGCGGCCGTACCTGCTCACGCCCAGCAACAAGTTTGTGTTCAGCCTCACTATATCCAACCTGCTGCTGTCCACGCTGGTGCTGCCGTTCGTGGCCGTGAGCTCGGCAAAGAGGGAGTGGGTGTTTGGTGTCGTGTGGTGCAACTTCACCGCCCTGCTCTACCTCCTCATCAGCTCTGCCAGCATGCTCACCCTCGGCGCTATCGCCATTGACCG GTACTACGCCGTACTTTACCCGATGATCTACCCCATGAAGATCACAGGAAACCGGGCGGTCGTGGCCATCGCCTACGTGTGGCTGCACTCCCTGGTGGGCTGTCTGCCGCCTCTGTTCGGCTGGTCCTCCTTTGAGTTTGACTGCTTCAAGAGGACCTGCGTTGCGTCGTGGCACCGGGAGCCGAGTTACACGGCCTTCTGGGTCATCTGGTGCATCCTCCCCCCCTTATTCATCATGCTCGCCTGTTACGGCGTCATCTTTCGTGTCGCCCGCATGAAAGCCAGGAAAGTCCACTGTGGGACGGTCGTCGTGGCCCAGGAGGACTCCAATGGAGTTCAGAAGAACGGACGTAAAAACTCGAGCGCCTCGACTTCGTCGAGTGGAAGCCGGCGGAGCCTCGTGTACGCAGGCAGCCAGTGCAAGGCCTTCGTAACCATCCTCGTGGTAGTCGGCACCTTTCTCGTGACCTGGGGGCCGTACGTCGGGGTGGTGTGCACCGAGGCTCTCTGGGGCCAGGGGAGCGTGTCTCAAGGACTGGAGACGTTGGTCGCTTGGCTGTCGTTCTGCAGCGCGGTGTGCCACCCTTTCATCTACGGCCTGTGGAATAAAACCGTGAGGAAGGAGCTGCTGGGGATGTGTTTCGGAGATCGCTACTACAGGGAGTCGTTCGCCACGCGGCAAAGGACGTCGCGCCTCTTCAGCATCTCCAACAGAATCACAG ATTTGGGTATGTCCCCACACCTGACCGCTATGCTGGCCGGTGGAGGGCATCTGCTGGCTCCGGGAAGCAGCACTGGGGATACTGGTTTCAGTTTCACTCAGGACTCGT GCACAGACGTGATGCTGCTGGACGACTTCTCCACAGACGGCTGCTCCCACCCACAACAACACGGGAATCCGTccgtgaagaggaggagctccgTCACCTTTGAAGACCAGGTGGAGCAAGCCAAAG CTGAAAACACGATTCAAGTCCACGCAGAGGTGCAGAAGTCTCTCGACAGCTTCGCCTCCTGTCTGGCGAAGGCCATAGAGAGCGACGCCAAGCTCACCCTGTTCGGGGAGGGTCTGGCTCTTCCGGGGGGACTGTCCACGACGAGAGCAGCACCGAGACCCAGATACCTGGACGGCCAGAGACTGAGGCTGGAGAGTATCGACGAGGGGATCGTTAAAGATGAACGAGCTGAAGGGAGTGGAGTGGAGGAAAACCCAGCCTGA
- the otc gene encoding ornithine transcarbamylase, mitochondrial, with translation MSALLSANKTVFKCLTALSSRGLSIGAASLQGSGHLKGRSCLTLKDFSSEEIKRLLWVSGDLKHRIKHEKQYLPLLQGKSIAMIFEKRSTRTRMSTETGFALLGGHPCFLTSQDIHLGVNESSTDTARVLSGLCDIVLARVYSHSILEELEKEASIPIINGLSDLYHPIQILADFLTLQEHYGSLSGLTVSWIGDGNNVLHSFMMTAAKLGVHLRIATPKGYEPDRSVIQEAQRLSKEHGTQLVLTSDPMEAAHGSNVLVTDTWVSMGQEEEKKKRLKDFKGYQITMQTGSVAKPDWSFLHCLPRKMEEVDDQVFYSSRSLVFPEAENRKWTIMGLMVSLLTDYAPQIPMPKF, from the exons ATGTCAGCTCTACTCTCCGCAAACAAAACCGTCTTCAAATGCTTGACCGCTCTTTCGTCTCGAGGGTTGAG CATCGGAGCCGCGTCCCTGCAGGGTTCCGGTCATTTAAAGGGTCGCAGCTGTCTGACCCTGAAGGACTTCAGCTCGGAGGAGATCAAGAGGCTGCTGTGGGTGTCGGGGGATCTCAAACATCGGATCAAGCATGAGAAGCAG TATCTTCCTCTTCTGCAAGGGAAGTCGATTGCTATGATATTTGAGAAGAGGAGCACCAGAACCAGAATGTCCACAGAAACAG GCTTTGCTTTGCTGGGTGGGCACCCCTGTTTCCTCACTTCTCAGGACATCCACTTGGGAGTGAATGAGAGCAgcacagacacagccag GGTTCTCTCAGGGCTCTGCGATATTGTCTTGGCACGAGTTTACAGCCACTCCATACTGGAGGAGCTGGAAAAGGAGGCCTCCATCCCCATCATCAACGGCCTGTCGGACCTCTACCACCCAATCCAGATTCTGGCGGACTTCCTCACCCTGCAG GAGCATTACGGTTCCCTTAGTGGACTAACGGTGAGCTGGATTGGAGATGGGAACAACGTCCTCCACTCCTTCATGATGACTGCGGCGAAATTGGGAGTTCATCTTAGGATTGCTACGCCGAAG GGGTACGAGCCAGACAGGAGTGTTATTCAAGAGGCACAAAGACTCTCCAAAGAA CACGGCACCCAGCTtgttttgacctctgaccccatggAGGCTGCCCACGGCAGCAATGTTTTGGTCACGGACACCTGGGTGAGcatgggacaggaggaggagaagaagaagaggctcaAAGACTTTAAAGGTTACCAGATTACAATGCAG ACAGGAAGCGTTGCCAAACCAGACTGGAGCTTCCTGCATTGTCTCCCCCGCAAAATGGAGGAGGTGGATGACCAGGTATTCTACTCCTCTCGCTCCCTCGTCTTCCCCGAGGCGGAGAATAGAAAGTGGACCATCATG GGTCTGATGGTGTCCCTGCTGACTGACTACGCTCCACAGATCCCCATGCCCAAGTTTTAA
- the srpx gene encoding sushi repeat-containing protein SRPX has protein sequence MDMWPLVLLFVPLCLCSAYEGSGQYANGGDEDWYSGIPWCAPIKVKHGDVSCRTPRGEHYRNVMGTRCKIRCKQGYESPSSEVVCMASKHWSSNYACREIRCPKLDMPANGGYKCSDGSYFNSRCEFFCSPGFSLKGQKTATCHYTKAWSAGVPTCVDIDPPKIKCPNLKDKWAEPGKLTARVTWDTSEGVDTADGILTDVILKGKSSKSDFPEGLHKMSYTVLDRAGNKGSCRFSLRVRVRRCSPLFAPDNGYMKCDSDGDNYGATCEFICTGGYELRGSAARVCQYGLTWSGLDTTCAAMNINVGVRTAAALLDQFYEKRRLLIISAPTAANHNYRFQMTNLQHAQCGLDLRHVTVMELVGTYPAQIGRIRHRMLTPFMSLQLRLQLLIPQRSFQMVLLDKQGTDKQRYPFPITAAELFTTIDTFPLRKDEMVLQQGAGQTCQS, from the exons ATGGACATGTGGCCGCTGGTGCTCCTGTTCGTCCCGCTCTGCTTGTGCTCGGCGTACGAAG GGTCAGGCCAGTATGCAAATGGAGGCGATGAGGACTGGTATTCAG GGATCCCGTGGTGTGCGCCCATTAAGGTGAAGCATGGGGACGTGAGCTGCCGTACACCCAGAGGAGAGCACTACAGGAACGTGATGGGGACTCGCTGCAAGATCCGCTGCAAGCAGGGATACGAGTCCCCGAGCTCTGAGGTGGTGTGCATGGCCAGCAAGCACTGGTCCTCTAACTACGCCTGCCGAG AGATCCGCTGCCCCAAGCTGGACATGCCGGCTAACGGCGGCTACAAGTGTTCGGACGGCTCCTACTTCAACTCTCGCTGTGAGTTCTTCTGCTCGCCCGGATTCAGTCTGAAGGGACAGAAGACGGCGACGTGCCATTACACCAAGGCTTGGAGCGCCGGAGTCCCCACTTGTGTTg aTATAGATCCTCCAAAAATCAAGTGTCCTAATCTGAAGGATAAGTGGGCAGAACCAGGAAAACTAACAGCGAGGGTGACCTGGGACACATCAGAGGGTGTGGACACTGCGGATGGCATTCTCACAGA TGTTATCCTGAAAGGGAAATCTTCAAAATCAGACTTCCCAGAGGGGCTCCATAAGATGTCCTACACTGTGTTGGATCGTGCGGGGAACAAAGGATCATGTCGCTTCAGTCTCAGAGTGCGAG TGCGGCGCTGCAGCCCCCTGTTTGCCCCGGACAACGGTTACATGAAGTGTGACAGTGACGGAGACAACTACGGCGCCACTTGTGAGTTCATATGCACCGGTGGCTACGAGCTGCGGGGCAGCGCTGCCCGAGTGTGTCAGTACGGACTCACCTGGTCTGGCTTAGACACCACCTgtgcag CCATGAACATTAACGTGGGAGTGCGTACAGCTGCCGCGCTGCTGGACCAGTTCTATGAGAAACGACGGCTCCTCATTATCTCGGCTCCGACTGCTGCCAATCACAATTACCGCTTCCAGATGACGAACCTACAG CACGCCCAGTGTGGACTGGACCTGAGGCACGTCACAGTAATGGAGCTGGTGGGGACTTACCCAGCACAGATTGGCCGGATTCGACACAGGATGCTCACTCCATTTATGTCCCTGCagctcag GTTACAGCTTCTGATTCCTCAACGGTCTTTCCAAATGGTGCTGTTAGACAAGCAGGGCACGGACAAGCAACGCTACCCGTTCCCGATTACAGCGGCTGAATTATTCACCACCATCGACACCTTCCCCCTCCGCAAGGACGAGATGGTGCTCCAGCAGGGAGCTGGCCAGACCTGCCAATCATAA